The Gossypium hirsutum isolate 1008001.06 chromosome D03, Gossypium_hirsutum_v2.1, whole genome shotgun sequence genomic interval CTCATGTctcaaattttagtaaaaaaagttCTATTCCtaggtaaaataaaaaaatatatactttagttaagatattatttccataaaatgtttaaattttatataaaaatatattaataatattttattaaatgaaaacaaTCTTTAATAAATGGAATTATATTTTTCAGTTCTATTAAATACATGATCTAAATCTCATTAATtaatactattaatatattatagtttataatttgaaaatctaaaaaaaaatttaaatatgatttgaatCTCAAATATTGTTTATAACATTCAAAATTTTGGCAAACAAATAGAGTTGTTATAAAGAGAGTTGACTGTATTTATAAGCATCAATAGTAAAGTGTTGGAACCTCTCCTAAGTGTCATATACAAAGGTCCTAAAAATTTTGATCCAGGTGTAAAAGCAATAATTCTGTCAAACTCAAATTTGCTAAGTCAATATCTTAAGTATTGGAAAGATTAAAACATATTAAGAAAAGGGCTCATCACAATGATTAGGTGAAATTCTAGTAAAAAAGAAGATACAAGAATGGTCCTTTTGTCTGAGGTTTTACATAAAAGAGTTATTCTACAGAATATCCCCTACATGCACCCCCTCCACCCCCACcccatccaaaaaaaaaaaaaaggaaacaaaatttAAGACAGCCAAAAGAATTACCATGTTGATGTATGACTAATACCAAGCCCATTGCAGGTAAGAATCATTCCCTTAAATCTGGCAAGATATTCCTGCATCACAATTACAGTTACCCAGACCATTATAATGTGGAATCAACTGATTAACCTAAAGAAAACTATGCTGATAATTCTAGACTATAGGTTAATGTAAATTCTTACCCGCAAAGTATActtatcaatttcatatattccAGTTAAATCATACTCAAAGCGCTTATCAGGATCGATTAACACTGCAAAAGGATATAATGATAAGATCATAATATATCAGCATAACATTTCTTTGTACAGTTGGGTGAGAAAGCATGATTGTGGGATGATTGAGTTGCAGTCAAATATAAAGGAATCATATGGCAAAGAGAGAGAGAGTTTTTATTCCAGCCAAGCAGAAGCGTTACCGTTGTAAGCTTCGTTTATCTCTTGGAATTTTGCAGTAACAGCACTATCACCCTTGTGCTTATCTGGATGCCACTTCTGTAACAACATAATAAAAATGTTCTCTAGTCAATTCAATTGTAATAAATAAAGgaagttttaaataaaacaaaaatgtaaAAGCCTATCCATGAAGCAATGGCAAGAAATAAAAGATATGGTTACGGAAAGGGGgagagaagagagagagagagaccacTGACCAGAGCAAGCTTCCGGTAACTTAACCTGATGTTCTCATCAGTTGCATCATAATCTACTTCCAAAATTTTGTAGTAATCCTTGAATAGAAATCAGAACTATTTATCAGATGCATGTTGACATAACTATAGCATAAAATGAAACAAATACTCACTACATCCAGGAAAAAAGGGACAATTAGCATATGGCAAACATGCTGGTTAAAATGTCCAAGAACTAACACAGATTGTTGCACAACAACCCCTTGTTTGAATTAACTAGATAACGGGACACAAATTGGTAATTGTTACTATTAAAGAAATTACCACGCAATACAGCATTAACActaatctataaaaaaaaaaattacattaacagTCATCCCCATTCCTATAAACAAAGGGAAAGGAAGAGTGGGAAGGGGGGGAGGGGAGGAAGTGCTACtatgaaaatatatgtataaatgaacTAATAAAACCAGGAGCCACCTGGCAATCCATGTATTCATGTCACGTTTGTACTATTTTCCCATGCCATAACTCGTAATTGTGCTTAAGGTgttatatattcataaaaaattgaCACATTAACGATTTGCGGTTAATAGAATGACACATTCATGCATTTATGTGGTGTTTGTAATTTTTTTCGTGTTGTGCCATGTTTCATATATTTCTCCCATGTTTTGTGGAAATTGCCAAGTCTAGAAAAGCATTAAAGTATTTCAATTGATGAAAGGAATTTCTACTGCAGCTTTACATCACAGGCAACAATCAATGTGAAGGATAAGAAAAGACATAATCAATGCAAGTATTATCATCAGAAGACCCAATGCAATGCATTTATACTAAAATGAATATTCACCAGCAACTTTTAATGGCTACTGCCTCAAGACATTCTCTAAACCAACAAAGCAATAAAGAACACACACAAATGTAGCGTACAAAGTTTACTTTTGAGGTAAATGTAAACATGTTTACCACCACATGCTGTTGCAATACGATAGTACTCTCTATTCAGCAATGAGTCTAGTAAAAGATTGCAGAAAACTATATAGCACCACTTTTTCTAGATTTAAGTCACTGAAAAAACTCAATAGTTTCCCTCAAAAAAGTAATCTATAAACTATGTTACTCGGAATAGAGTGTGAGAGTGTGACGCGGTTATGGTTAGACCTTTCTAAGGTTTTCCATCTATTTGAAGGATCTTAGAGGTTATATCCCACTTCCATGAGTCGGACACGAGTGTTAGACATGGGTACTTCAAGAAGAATGAAGAGTTTGAGCAACATAGCCTATAAATGCATTGCAAAAACAACTTtcacaaacttaattttttaCACAATGCACTGACCAAATAATTAGGAATTTCACATC includes:
- the LOC107952346 gene encoding dnAJ-like protein slr0093 isoform X1, encoding MEGNDNSTSKDYYKILEVDYDATDENIRLSYRKLALKWHPDKHKGDSAVTAKFQEINEAYNVLIDPDKRFEYDLTGIYEIDKYTLREYLARFKGMILTCNGLGISHTSTWTEQLTDRNEFAEEG
- the LOC107952346 gene encoding dnAJ-like protein slr0093 isoform X2, which gives rise to MEGNDNSTSKDYYKILEVDYDATDENIRLSYRKLALKWHPDKHKGDSAVTAKFQEINEAYNVLIDPDKRFEYDLTGIYEIDKYTLREYLARFKGMILTCNGLGISHTST